Proteins encoded within one genomic window of Balneolaceae bacterium:
- a CDS encoding peptidase dimerization domain-containing protein, with protein sequence MTDFKPLEKKLNGLEEKLKKYRELLLANLVMVGEIPAPTFKEEERVQFILDRFDEAGLTDSSIDDHGNGIGVLSGQEGKDAILLNAHTDTIFSKKTDHTMQVSSDSITGPGVADNSLGLAVLATLPYILEDLDIELKKDLLLLAGVKSLGRGNLEGIRFFLENNPFTISDAICIEGIQLGRLSYSSIGMLRGEITCTVPESYDWSRFGDASAILTLNEVINKINDIRLPKRPRTSIVMGSIVGGTSFNTIARDATLGFEVRSESQEVVEETGTTIEDIVHEVSSKTGDQIELDIFAKRSPGGIPYAHPLNNCARSVMESLNIEPRLAPSTSELSALIDEEIPALTLGITVGERTFKTNETIQIDPIFKGLAQLIGIILAVDGGYCE encoded by the coding sequence ATGACTGACTTTAAACCACTCGAAAAAAAGTTAAACGGGTTAGAAGAAAAACTTAAAAAATACCGGGAACTCCTTTTGGCAAACCTGGTGATGGTCGGCGAAATTCCCGCTCCAACATTTAAAGAGGAGGAGCGAGTGCAATTTATTCTCGACCGGTTTGATGAAGCCGGCCTGACGGACTCTTCGATTGACGATCATGGAAATGGAATTGGTGTTTTATCCGGACAGGAAGGAAAAGATGCAATTCTATTGAATGCCCATACCGACACTATTTTTTCCAAAAAAACAGATCATACCATGCAGGTTTCAAGTGATTCAATCACCGGACCCGGCGTGGCGGACAACAGTCTCGGATTAGCCGTGCTGGCAACTCTTCCCTACATTCTTGAAGATCTGGATATTGAACTCAAAAAAGACCTGTTGCTTTTAGCCGGTGTAAAAAGCCTTGGGCGCGGTAATCTTGAAGGAATTCGCTTTTTCCTGGAGAATAATCCATTTACAATCAGCGATGCGATCTGTATTGAAGGCATTCAACTGGGTCGGTTGAGTTATTCATCTATCGGAATGCTTCGCGGAGAAATCACCTGTACCGTTCCTGAAAGTTACGATTGGTCCCGTTTTGGAGATGCAAGTGCCATTCTGACTCTCAACGAAGTGATCAATAAGATTAACGATATCCGGCTGCCGAAACGCCCGCGAACGAGTATTGTGATGGGATCGATAGTTGGCGGAACATCTTTCAATACCATTGCACGCGATGCCACACTTGGGTTTGAAGTTCGGTCTGAATCGCAGGAAGTGGTGGAAGAGACCGGAACAACCATTGAGGATATTGTTCACGAAGTTTCATCAAAAACCGGTGATCAAATAGAATTAGATATTTTTGCCAAACGTAGTCCCGGCGGCATCCCCTATGCTCATCCATTAAACAACTGTGCCAGATCTGTAATGGAGTCGCTGAATATTGAACCACGGCTGGCGCCAAGTACGTCGGAACTTTCTGCTTTGATTGATGAAGAAATTCCTGCCCTGACACTTGGAATTACGGTTGGAGAACGAACTTTTAAAACAAATGAAACCATTCAGATTGACCCGATCTTTAAAGGCCTGGCTCAACTGATTGGTATAATTTTAGCTGTTGACGGAGGATATTGTGAGTAA
- the miaB gene encoding tRNA (N6-isopentenyl adenosine(37)-C2)-methylthiotransferase MiaB, whose amino-acid sequence MSDKRFYIETYGCQMNFADSEIVNSILMEDGMQPVQSAEEADVIFVNTCSIRENAETRVWNRLKEFRSLKKEKDDLTVGVLGCMAERVRDQIIDQEQLVDIVVGPDAYRDIPNLLAEVDDGRKAVNVLLSLEETYADISPVRTSDNGVSAFVSIMRGCDNMCAFCVVPFTRGRERSRPLKSILNEIQQLSDQGYKEVTLLGQNVNSYQYEDIDFTQLMDEASKVDNEMRFRFSSPHPKDFPEPLLHLIAERPNLCSYIHIPAQAGSNTTLERMRRPYTREQFLNLTEKMREIIPGVSLSTDIITGFCDETEEEHADTMSLMKKVRFDLAYMFAYSERERTLAHRKYEDNVPEEVKKRRLTEIIEQQMDIQEENNEQEIGNRHLVLAEGESKRSSEQLSGRTDTNKMVVFDRKDFQKGDYVEVEITDCTSATLMATPIKKSSIQEFYAEPALV is encoded by the coding sequence ATGAGTGATAAACGATTCTACATAGAAACCTACGGTTGCCAGATGAATTTTGCCGATTCTGAAATCGTAAACTCCATCCTGATGGAAGATGGAATGCAACCGGTACAATCTGCCGAAGAAGCCGATGTTATTTTTGTAAACACTTGTTCCATCCGGGAAAATGCAGAGACCCGGGTTTGGAACCGTTTAAAGGAATTTCGATCGCTCAAAAAAGAGAAAGATGATCTCACCGTTGGTGTTCTTGGTTGTATGGCTGAACGAGTTCGCGACCAGATTATCGACCAGGAACAACTTGTGGATATTGTTGTAGGACCCGATGCGTATCGCGATATCCCCAATCTTCTTGCAGAAGTGGATGACGGCCGGAAAGCCGTAAATGTTCTCTTATCTCTCGAAGAAACATATGCAGACATCAGCCCGGTTCGAACCAGCGATAACGGCGTAAGTGCATTTGTTTCCATCATGCGCGGCTGCGACAACATGTGTGCGTTTTGCGTGGTGCCTTTCACACGGGGACGGGAACGAAGCCGTCCGCTGAAAAGCATTCTCAATGAAATTCAGCAACTCAGCGATCAGGGTTATAAAGAGGTTACACTCTTGGGACAAAACGTAAACTCTTATCAATACGAGGATATCGATTTTACCCAACTGATGGATGAAGCCAGCAAGGTTGATAATGAAATGCGTTTTCGCTTCTCCTCCCCTCATCCAAAAGATTTTCCTGAACCGCTGCTTCACTTAATTGCAGAACGGCCAAATTTATGCAGTTACATTCACATTCCCGCTCAAGCCGGTTCAAACACAACACTTGAACGGATGAGGCGGCCGTACACAAGAGAGCAATTTCTCAACCTGACAGAGAAAATGCGTGAAATTATTCCCGGCGTATCGCTCTCAACAGATATCATCACCGGTTTTTGTGATGAAACTGAAGAGGAGCACGCTGATACGATGTCTCTCATGAAGAAAGTTCGATTCGATTTAGCGTACATGTTTGCCTACTCCGAACGGGAACGAACCCTGGCCCATCGAAAATATGAAGATAACGTGCCGGAAGAGGTGAAAAAACGTCGCCTGACGGAGATCATTGAACAACAGATGGATATCCAGGAAGAGAATAATGAGCAAGAGATCGGTAACCGACACCTTGTACTGGCTGAAGGCGAAAGCAAACGATCCAGCGAGCAACTTTCAGGCCGAACCGATACAAACAAAATGGTAGTTTTCGATCGAAAAGATTTCCAAAAAGGAGATTATGTGGAAGTTGAAATCACCGACTGCACCTCCGCCACATTGATGGCAACTCCAATTAAGAAAAGCTCTATTCAAGAGTTTTACGCTGAGCCGGCTTTGGTATAA
- a CDS encoding FKBP-type peptidyl-prolyl cis-trans isomerase: protein MRFLKLFPITLLLIFAGCLDNPNTSYDDSEDQAFIEEYSQRDDVTTTSSGLMYRVIEEGEGEKPTATSIVLADMEGSSIDGEQSINTFDGDHPSILALKDNLPGYQEGFQLMNIGSLYEMVFPTNLAFGDGRVIHFERIKLLNTQTGFIEEYTQQEDVTTTDSGLRYRVIEEGEGESPNETSTIVVNYTGTLMNGVEFDSGESSTFTVDGVIDGFAEGLQLMNTGSTYEFLIPADIGYGDDSPGYPGAVLLFEVELLEIQ from the coding sequence ATGAGATTTTTAAAACTATTTCCAATTACTCTGCTTCTGATATTCGCTGGATGTTTAGATAATCCCAACACAAGTTACGATGATTCTGAAGATCAGGCCTTTATCGAAGAATATTCCCAGCGGGATGATGTAACCACAACAAGCAGCGGACTCATGTATCGTGTAATTGAAGAGGGGGAAGGGGAAAAACCTACAGCCACATCTATCGTTTTAGCTGACATGGAAGGTAGTTCTATCGACGGTGAACAATCCATAAATACATTTGATGGAGATCATCCTTCAATACTCGCTTTAAAAGACAACTTACCTGGTTATCAAGAAGGTTTTCAATTGATGAATATTGGCAGCTTGTATGAAATGGTTTTTCCAACAAATCTGGCTTTTGGTGATGGCAGAGTCATCCATTTTGAAAGAATAAAACTTCTGAACACGCAAACAGGATTTATTGAAGAGTATACACAACAAGAGGATGTAACAACGACCGACAGCGGACTTCGATACCGTGTGATTGAAGAAGGTGAGGGAGAAAGCCCCAACGAAACTTCTACCATAGTTGTAAATTACACCGGTACCTTAATGAATGGCGTAGAATTTGATTCAGGAGAATCTTCAACGTTTACGGTTGATGGAGTTATTGATGGATTTGCAGAAGGCCTTCAATTAATGAATACCGGCTCAACATACGAATTCCTAATTCCAGCGGATATCGGTTATGGTGACGATTCTCCAGGATATCCCGGAGCAGTATTGCTGTTCGAAGTAGAGCTGCTCGAAATTCAATAG
- a CDS encoding FKBP-type peptidyl-prolyl cis-trans isomerase, whose translation MIRSATLLLLFTVYLSGCLGSTGPNESCENHDRQEQADYWEQNRDKEGVTQTESGLQYRVIEEGDGASPTLDSIVLIEYEGRRINGSIFDTTENVGPQETGVEGLLEGLEEGLQLMQEGATYEFVLPSYLAFGETAGGDFCPGTTVIFEVTLVEIVE comes from the coding sequence ATGATTCGATCTGCTACTCTCTTATTGCTCTTCACTGTTTATTTATCCGGCTGCCTGGGATCTACCGGGCCGAATGAATCATGCGAAAATCACGACCGACAGGAGCAAGCCGACTACTGGGAACAAAACCGGGATAAGGAAGGAGTAACTCAAACAGAAAGCGGACTGCAGTATCGTGTAATTGAAGAGGGCGATGGTGCCAGCCCAACGTTAGACTCCATCGTTTTGATTGAATATGAGGGAAGACGAATTAACGGCTCTATATTTGATACAACTGAAAATGTCGGGCCGCAGGAAACAGGTGTTGAAGGACTGCTCGAGGGTTTAGAAGAAGGTTTACAATTGATGCAAGAAGGTGCTACGTATGAATTTGTACTTCCCTCCTACCTGGCATTCGGAGAAACCGCAGGCGGAGATTTTTGCCCCGGAACAACCGTTATTTTTGAGGTAACACTCGTTGAAATCGTTGAATAA
- the pyrE gene encoding orotate phosphoribosyltransferase: protein MIIDKTFSRELAKSLLEINAVILKPNDPFTWSSGWNSPIYCDNRLTLRYPETRKKIAQAFVSFIEENFSDVEVITGTATAGIPHAAWIAQNLDKPLAYVRAKAKSYGMGNQIEGGVDKGQKTIVIEDLVSTGGSAISVIDALQFIGADVQALLSIFTYGFDKSIKKFEKKDVPFYSLTDYPTLIDVALETGTIKNKDLKLLNDWRKSPETWPN from the coding sequence ATGATTATTGATAAGACATTTTCCAGGGAGCTCGCAAAATCATTACTTGAAATTAATGCCGTAATTCTCAAGCCAAATGATCCCTTTACCTGGTCATCCGGGTGGAACTCCCCCATCTACTGCGATAACAGACTTACTCTCCGTTACCCGGAAACACGGAAAAAAATTGCGCAGGCTTTTGTATCGTTTATTGAAGAAAATTTTTCGGATGTTGAAGTAATTACAGGCACCGCTACCGCAGGCATACCACATGCAGCATGGATTGCCCAAAATCTCGACAAACCCCTGGCTTATGTTCGTGCAAAAGCAAAATCATACGGAATGGGCAATCAAATTGAGGGAGGTGTAGATAAAGGACAAAAAACTATTGTAATTGAGGATCTCGTTTCTACGGGCGGATCTGCCATCTCAGTCATAGATGCTCTTCAATTTATCGGTGCAGATGTACAGGCACTGCTCAGCATATTTACATACGGTTTCGACAAATCAATCAAAAAATTCGAAAAAAAAGACGTTCCTTTCTACAGTTTAACAGACTACCCTACACTCATTGACGTTGCCCTTGAAACGGGAACCATCAAAAATAAAGATCTCAAATTGTTAAACGACTGGAGAAAAAGTCCCGAAACATGGCCGAATTAA
- a CDS encoding phosphatidylglycerophosphatase A gives MNIRVALGTLFGAGHLPVAPGTWGSLFTLPLIYLASFLFPTWGIPAFFVASILLSLYCAPAVEAKYGHDPSQFVMDECAGQSLVFILGGFSYTFFGDLFTLIFGFLLFRFFDVLKPLGIDKLQKLPGEIGILADDLLAGVYAFICLEGCFYIYHTLL, from the coding sequence ATGAATATTCGTGTTGCTTTAGGCACCCTGTTCGGCGCCGGTCATCTGCCCGTAGCCCCGGGAACCTGGGGTAGTTTATTTACATTGCCTTTAATCTATCTTGCATCATTTCTTTTCCCAACCTGGGGAATTCCAGCTTTCTTTGTAGCCTCTATACTGTTATCTCTTTATTGTGCGCCGGCTGTGGAAGCAAAATATGGTCATGATCCCTCACAATTTGTTATGGATGAATGCGCTGGACAAAGTCTTGTTTTTATTCTGGGTGGCTTTTCCTACACCTTTTTTGGTGATCTTTTTACATTGATCTTTGGTTTTCTTCTTTTCCGGTTTTTCGATGTTCTTAAACCGTTGGGTATAGATAAGTTGCAAAAATTACCCGGAGAAATTGGTATATTAGCAGATGATCTGTTAGCCGGAGTTTATGCCTTCATCTGTCTCGAAGGTTGTTTCTATATTTATCATACTTTGCTCTGA
- the pgsA gene encoding CDP-diacylglycerol--glycerol-3-phosphate 3-phosphatidyltransferase produces the protein MQKIPNILSGFRLFLAPVFLYLFIQEQIFWRALSLLIFFIAAATDFIDGYIARRFNAESDFGVFLDPLADKFLTFAGFICLPFLDSNQFPIWAVLLIVFRDVTITSLRIFANYKGVTMKTRFMAKVKTAIQMIYLYAALVFGFLMLLKGSFGEITQTVLDSNIFFGGLMLVTIITLYSGIEYLVVNRALFSLKYKK, from the coding sequence GTGCAAAAAATACCAAACATATTGAGCGGCTTCCGGTTATTTCTGGCCCCGGTCTTCCTGTATCTGTTTATCCAGGAGCAGATATTCTGGCGGGCCTTAAGTCTGTTGATCTTCTTTATAGCAGCAGCTACAGACTTCATCGACGGCTACATTGCACGCCGTTTTAACGCAGAGAGTGATTTCGGAGTATTTCTTGATCCACTGGCAGACAAATTTCTCACTTTTGCAGGGTTTATCTGTTTGCCGTTCCTCGATTCAAATCAATTTCCTATTTGGGCGGTGCTGCTTATTGTTTTTCGCGATGTTACTATCACATCTCTACGAATTTTTGCCAACTATAAAGGAGTCACCATGAAAACCCGCTTCATGGCAAAAGTAAAAACCGCAATTCAAATGATCTATCTTTATGCTGCACTCGTCTTTGGATTTCTGATGTTACTTAAAGGCAGCTTTGGTGAAATCACCCAGACCGTTCTCGATTCGAATATATTCTTTGGTGGATTGATGCTGGTAACCATCATTACTCTCTATTCCGGCATTGAATATCTTGTTGTAAATCGCGCACTCTTTTCGCTTAAATACAAAAAATAA
- a CDS encoding competence/damage-inducible protein A → MKKAHIITIGNELLIGDTVNTNASWIGSKLTELGFSVQKTITVPDDYNPISEHILDSLKEAELTIVTGGLGPTHDDITKKVVADIFESELIENQNVLNHVKAIFEKRGFKFSKSNREQALVPACCEVLFNNQGTAPGMWFERDEHYLAVLPGVPHEMKHLMEDRVAVKIEDCFSERDTIITEYFRTAGIPESTLSDTIGNLDQFISNGVGVAYLPNPSGVTIRISANSEEKLVKLRKHLQERAGTFIYGNGKNLKLAEVLGELLVNKNLMIATAESCTGGLLSNEITDIAGSSNYMLGGVVAYSNRVKKHLLGVSQESLDQYGAVSKAVALQMAKGVAEHLGADIGVSTTGIAGPGGGTEDKPVGLVWMGFWMDGDHFALRSVFTNNRLINKKRTVMVVMESVRRRLLGIDSLPYELKPQQP, encoded by the coding sequence ATGAAAAAAGCACATATCATTACAATCGGTAACGAGTTATTAATCGGCGATACCGTAAACACGAACGCTTCGTGGATTGGCAGTAAATTGACAGAATTGGGATTTTCGGTTCAAAAAACGATCACTGTTCCGGATGATTACAATCCAATTAGCGAACATATTTTAGATTCACTGAAAGAAGCTGAACTGACAATTGTAACCGGCGGATTAGGCCCCACGCACGATGACATTACCAAAAAAGTGGTGGCCGATATTTTTGAAAGTGAATTAATAGAAAATCAAAATGTACTGAATCATGTAAAAGCTATTTTTGAAAAAAGAGGATTTAAATTTTCAAAATCGAATCGCGAACAGGCGTTGGTGCCGGCTTGTTGTGAAGTGCTTTTCAATAATCAGGGTACAGCACCCGGAATGTGGTTTGAAAGGGATGAGCATTATCTTGCTGTACTGCCGGGTGTGCCCCACGAAATGAAGCATTTGATGGAAGACCGGGTGGCCGTTAAGATAGAAGATTGTTTTTCTGAAAGAGATACAATTATTACTGAATATTTCAGAACTGCGGGAATCCCGGAGAGTACGCTCAGCGATACGATTGGAAACCTGGATCAATTCATATCGAATGGAGTGGGAGTTGCCTATCTGCCGAATCCAAGTGGAGTGACGATTCGAATTAGTGCAAATTCTGAGGAAAAATTGGTTAAACTGCGTAAACACCTGCAGGAACGAGCCGGAACATTTATTTATGGAAATGGAAAAAACTTGAAACTGGCCGAGGTATTAGGTGAGTTGCTTGTTAATAAAAACCTGATGATTGCCACCGCTGAAAGCTGCACTGGTGGATTATTGTCGAATGAAATAACAGATATTGCCGGAAGCTCAAATTACATGCTGGGCGGTGTGGTAGCTTATTCAAATAGAGTAAAGAAACACCTGTTGGGAGTCTCGCAGGAATCACTGGATCAGTATGGAGCTGTAAGTAAAGCGGTAGCGCTCCAGATGGCAAAAGGAGTTGCTGAGCATCTGGGAGCCGATATTGGGGTATCTACAACAGGAATTGCAGGACCGGGCGGCGGTACGGAAGATAAACCGGTTGGATTGGTTTGGATGGGATTTTGGATGGACGGTGACCACTTTGCACTCCGGTCTGTTTTTACGAACAATCGTTTAATCAACAAAAAACGCACCGTGATGGTAGTAATGGAATCTGTACGGAGAAGATTGCTTGGAATTGACAGCCTGCCGTATGAACTCAAACCTCAACAGCCCTGA
- a CDS encoding permease-like cell division protein FtsX, with protein sequence MSVGYVLKEGFAGLGRARLAALTSMFSLFIAVLLIGVLFRLGYNAYELTQLLNKQVEVEVFLENLNSTDTQLMEGRLMENPGVTGLSYISKDSAAQVFQQEFGTGGEAIAELDFLPASFRLEISDEYTVAQVDSLVHDIERYEGVDEVRFNMALLQMIESRTETMLIAGGAIGIFILLVAMILVFNTIRLTIYAKRDLIKAMKLVGATNAFIRRPFLVEGVLQGMFAGGLAAGVIYSLFHWAIPYFMPQIGVLSWPFGRWYYLISGVIILAIILGWWGSRWAARKFIKDMGVSS encoded by the coding sequence ATGAGTGTAGGATATGTTTTGAAAGAAGGTTTTGCAGGTTTGGGCCGGGCACGGCTTGCAGCTCTTACATCAATGTTTTCTCTCTTTATTGCTGTGCTCCTCATCGGGGTTCTTTTTCGCCTGGGATATAATGCCTACGAACTCACTCAGCTTTTGAATAAACAGGTAGAGGTGGAAGTCTTTCTCGAAAATTTGAACAGTACAGATACTCAACTGATGGAAGGGCGCTTGATGGAGAATCCGGGCGTAACCGGCCTATCCTATATCTCCAAAGACAGTGCAGCCCAGGTATTTCAGCAGGAGTTTGGAACCGGTGGAGAAGCGATTGCTGAGCTTGATTTTCTGCCGGCATCATTTCGTTTGGAAATTTCTGATGAATACACAGTTGCCCAGGTCGATTCGCTCGTCCACGATATTGAAAGATACGAGGGTGTTGATGAAGTGAGGTTTAACATGGCCCTGTTGCAGATGATTGAGTCGCGTACAGAAACTATGCTTATTGCAGGTGGTGCCATCGGCATTTTTATCCTGCTGGTAGCGATGATTCTTGTTTTCAACACGATACGGTTAACCATTTACGCCAAACGGGATCTTATTAAGGCGATGAAATTAGTGGGAGCTACCAACGCATTTATACGCAGGCCTTTTTTGGTTGAAGGCGTTTTGCAGGGAATGTTTGCCGGTGGGCTGGCTGCCGGCGTGATCTATTCGCTTTTCCACTGGGCTATTCCATATTTTATGCCTCAAATTGGTGTGCTTTCCTGGCCATTTGGGCGATGGTACTATTTGATATCCGGGGTAATTATTCTGGCAATTATTCTCGGCTGGTGGGGAAGCCGCTGGGCAGCCCGGAAGTTTATTAAAGATATGGGCGTTTCTTCGTAA
- the guaB gene encoding IMP dehydrogenase: MTNSSSFANITRQGLTYDDVLLVPSYSQVLPREVETKVDLTPSITLNTPIFSAAMDTVSEYRLAIALAREGGIAMLHKNMSIEDQAEHVRLVKRSESGMIVDPVTLPPDATVKDARALMKKHKIGGIPIVESGNRLIGIVTNRDLRFEHYVDKRLDTIMTSENLITAKEKTSLEEAEEILQEYKVEKLPIVNKDDILVGLITFKDIEKKMNFPNACKDSMGRLRVGAAVGVTPDTMDRVDALVDSGVDIVTVDTAHGHSKGVLETIKKIKSAHKNLNIIGGNIATRDAAEALVEAGADVVKVGVGPGSICTTRVVTGVGVPQLSAIMEIAEFTKQKNVGLIADGGIKQTGDIPKAIAGGADAVMMGSMFAGVDESPGETIIYESRKYKSYRGMGSLGAMAKGSKDRYFQDVEDDLKLVPEGIEGRVPYKGYLSEVVHQMSGGLRAAMGYVGASTIEELKKAEFVQVSAASYKESHPHSVQITKEAPNYSVS, from the coding sequence ATGACGAACTCCTCATCCTTCGCCAATATTACCCGCCAGGGACTCACATACGATGATGTTTTATTAGTTCCCTCATATTCGCAGGTTTTACCACGCGAAGTTGAAACAAAAGTAGATCTCACACCAAGCATAACTCTCAATACGCCTATTTTCAGTGCGGCAATGGATACCGTTTCTGAATATCGTCTTGCCATTGCTCTTGCGCGTGAAGGCGGCATTGCCATGCTTCACAAAAATATGTCGATTGAAGACCAGGCAGAACATGTGCGGTTGGTAAAACGAAGTGAAAGCGGAATGATCGTAGATCCCGTAACACTGCCACCGGATGCCACCGTGAAAGATGCCCGTGCGTTAATGAAAAAGCATAAAATTGGCGGAATACCAATTGTAGAGAGCGGCAACAGATTGATTGGAATTGTAACAAACCGCGATTTACGGTTTGAGCACTACGTTGATAAAAGGCTGGATACAATCATGACCAGTGAGAATCTTATAACAGCCAAAGAGAAAACAAGTCTTGAAGAGGCAGAAGAGATTCTTCAAGAGTATAAAGTAGAAAAACTGCCAATCGTTAATAAAGACGATATACTGGTTGGATTGATTACGTTTAAGGATATCGAGAAAAAAATGAACTTCCCCAACGCCTGTAAAGACAGCATGGGCCGGTTGAGGGTGGGTGCTGCAGTTGGCGTGACTCCGGACACAATGGATCGCGTGGATGCACTTGTGGACTCCGGCGTGGATATTGTAACCGTAGATACCGCACACGGACATTCAAAGGGTGTGCTTGAAACGATTAAGAAAATTAAATCTGCTCATAAAAATCTGAATATTATAGGTGGAAACATTGCAACGCGAGATGCGGCTGAGGCACTGGTAGAAGCCGGCGCAGATGTTGTAAAAGTGGGCGTTGGCCCGGGTTCAATCTGTACAACACGGGTGGTTACAGGTGTGGGTGTTCCACAGTTATCTGCAATTATGGAGATTGCTGAATTCACAAAACAAAAGAATGTAGGTTTAATAGCAGATGGCGGAATTAAACAAACCGGCGATATCCCAAAAGCTATTGCCGGTGGGGCCGATGCTGTAATGATGGGCTCTATGTTTGCGGGTGTGGACGAAAGCCCCGGCGAAACGATTATTTATGAATCAAGGAAATATAAATCCTACCGGGGTATGGGCAGTCTTGGAGCGATGGCCAAAGGATCCAAGGATCGCTACTTTCAGGATGTTGAAGACGATCTGAAATTAGTACCCGAAGGCATTGAAGGACGTGTTCCATATAAAGGATATCTGAGTGAAGTGGTCCACCAGATGAGCGGCGGATTACGAGCTGCTATGGGCTATGTGGGCGCCTCAACAATAGAAGAACTGAAAAAAGCTGAATTTGTACAGGTTTCTGCAGCAAGTTATAAGGAAAGCCACCCGCATTCCGTGCAAATAACCAAAGAAGCACCCAACTATTCCGTTTCCTGA
- a CDS encoding M23 family metallopeptidase translates to MWNFLRKIFSEKEGGVTVVVLDESDPNSSSTYKLNSFDVIKIGAAVVVVSIGLTIGIFFVTPLSSIYQKQIDERFRDQVISINQRVEALQDSLYAREVQLNDLKQFIRTVPDTNFTVNRSFVGEGQTTRENSWNEPLRIPTYDMINQDEIISSSRLARIPDFPSHYPIEGTLTQEFSSEEKHYGIDLAANSNTEFRSIADGTVVNTSWTINYGYVIYVQHSNGIMSIYKHGARLLKEQGDVVMKGDLLGLIGNSGVLSSGSHLHLEIWKNGVPQNPLMYLME, encoded by the coding sequence ATGTGGAATTTTCTTAGAAAAATTTTTTCGGAGAAAGAAGGAGGGGTCACAGTAGTGGTGCTGGATGAAAGTGATCCAAATAGCTCAAGCACATACAAGCTCAATTCTTTTGATGTTATAAAAATCGGAGCTGCTGTGGTTGTGGTATCCATAGGTCTTACCATCGGGATTTTTTTTGTAACCCCACTCAGTTCAATCTATCAAAAACAGATTGATGAACGGTTTCGAGACCAGGTGATCTCCATTAACCAAAGAGTTGAGGCACTGCAGGACTCTCTTTATGCCAGGGAGGTACAACTCAATGATCTGAAACAGTTTATCCGAACGGTGCCTGATACAAATTTTACTGTAAACAGAAGTTTTGTAGGAGAAGGTCAAACCACCCGGGAAAATAGTTGGAACGAACCGCTAAGGATACCTACATATGATATGATTAACCAGGATGAGATTATCTCTTCATCCAGACTCGCCCGTATTCCTGATTTTCCAAGTCACTATCCAATTGAAGGTACGCTAACACAGGAATTTTCATCCGAAGAGAAGCACTATGGTATTGATCTGGCTGCAAACAGCAACACAGAATTTCGCTCAATTGCAGACGGAACAGTTGTGAATACAAGTTGGACAATTAACTATGGATATGTAATATACGTACAGCATTCAAATGGTATCATGAGTATTTACAAGCATGGTGCCAGACTTCTCAAGGAACAGGGAGATGTTGTTATGAAAGGCGATCTTCTTGGATTGATAGGCAATAGTGGTGTACTAAGCTCAGGGTCGCACCTGCATCTTGAGATTTGGAAAAACGGAGTTCCACAAAATCCACTCATGTATTTGATGGAGTAA
- a CDS encoding polymer-forming cytoskeletal protein gives MNGTSQKSPSLNMISEGTTIKGTIKSNNDIRIAGRLEGEAICKGKVIISSSAHVDGNIASTEADIAGKIEGTIKVSEKLSLRQTAIVGGDIFTKVLVVEEGAQLNGNCRMGEQDTNLDGETDAQYAESTVVKEKD, from the coding sequence GTGAACGGAACATCTCAAAAATCACCTTCTCTGAATATGATTAGCGAAGGCACAACCATAAAAGGAACTATAAAATCGAATAACGATATTCGCATTGCCGGGAGGTTGGAAGGGGAAGCGATCTGTAAAGGAAAAGTTATTATCAGTTCCTCGGCACATGTTGATGGTAATATTGCATCAACCGAGGCCGATATTGCCGGAAAGATTGAAGGTACAATTAAAGTATCTGAAAAACTCTCTCTCAGGCAAACTGCCATCGTTGGCGGTGATATCTTCACAAAAGTTTTAGTTGTTGAGGAGGGAGCACAACTAAATGGAAATTGCAGGATGGGCGAACAGGATACCAACCTCGATGGCGAAACCGATGCTCAATACGCAGAATCAACAGTCGTTAAAGAGAAAGATTAA